The Dethiosulfovibrio peptidovorans DSM 11002 genome has a window encoding:
- a CDS encoding amidohydrolase family protein translates to MVVDAHVHVYPEVLLKDQERISEKEPHFDLLTHNKVHKWGTVDDLIVSMDETGVDQSWIFGFAFRDMGLCRLCNDYIVEAVKRWPDRLKGFAVIPPLDSEAEVEIERCHDAGLVGVGELFPQGQMLDLDDIRQTWRLVGACHERNMVISIHTAEPVGHDYDGKGNVGPKEAAQFCINHPEAKVIFAHWGGGVWLYESMPEMKEALKNARYDTAAWPWLYDEKVLSAAFAAGVGHKILYGSDWPILSYRRYDALLSKTGLSEERLKMVRSENALSFLDRVC, encoded by the coding sequence ATGGTAGTGGATGCTCACGTTCACGTTTACCCCGAAGTCCTTTTAAAGGATCAGGAAAGGATTTCCGAGAAGGAACCTCACTTTGATCTTCTGACCCATAATAAAGTGCATAAGTGGGGAACCGTGGACGATCTAATCGTCAGTATGGACGAGACCGGAGTGGACCAGAGCTGGATATTCGGATTTGCCTTCAGGGATATGGGTTTATGCCGGTTGTGCAACGATTACATCGTCGAAGCTGTCAAAAGATGGCCTGATCGCCTGAAGGGATTTGCGGTGATCCCTCCCCTGGATTCCGAGGCGGAGGTCGAGATAGAGAGATGTCACGATGCCGGATTGGTCGGAGTCGGTGAGCTTTTCCCCCAGGGACAGATGCTGGATCTGGACGATATCAGACAGACATGGAGACTCGTAGGAGCCTGCCACGAGAGAAATATGGTTATATCGATACATACCGCCGAGCCCGTCGGTCACGACTACGACGGTAAGGGAAACGTCGGGCCCAAAGAGGCCGCCCAGTTTTGCATCAATCATCCGGAGGCCAAGGTCATATTTGCCCATTGGGGCGGGGGGGTGTGGCTCTACGAGTCCATGCCGGAGATGAAGGAGGCGTTGAAAAACGCCAGATACGACACCGCCGCCTGGCCTTGGCTCTACGATGAAAAAGTGCTTTCCGCTGCTTTCGCTGCCGGGGTGGGACATAAAATACTCTATGGTTCCGATTGGCCCATATTATCCTATCGCAGATACGATGCACTGCTCTCAAAGACCGGATTATCCGAGGAAAGGCTAAAGATGGTGCGGTCGGAAAACGCGCTGTCCTTTTTGGATAGAGTCTGTTGA
- a CDS encoding rhodanese-like domain-containing protein produces the protein MQEIRAAVDAFWADLKKGCNNIISCDQLQEQIEKKCPLYILDIRKPEDYAEDHIDGAINIPWVEVGDYLDDLPKDEKIIVVCYTGQTAGQTVALLKLLGFDCCSLKGGMSCDKAHLPLAASCSS, from the coding sequence ATGCAGGAAATAAGAGCAGCGGTTGACGCTTTCTGGGCCGATCTTAAGAAGGGATGTAACAATATCATCAGTTGCGATCAGCTTCAGGAGCAGATCGAGAAGAAATGTCCTCTCTATATATTGGACATTAGAAAGCCCGAGGATTACGCTGAGGATCATATAGACGGAGCGATAAACATTCCCTGGGTCGAGGTCGGAGACTATCTGGACGATCTGCCTAAGGACGAGAAGATAATCGTGGTATGTTACACCGGTCAGACTGCCGGTCAGACGGTCGCTCTTTTGAAGCTCCTTGGCTTCGACTGTTGTTCTCTCAAGGGCGGTATGAGTTGCGATAAGGCTCATCTGCCTCTTGCCGCTTCCTGTTCCTCCTGA
- the rplL gene encoding 50S ribosomal protein L7/L12, with the protein MTREDIIKAIEEMSVLELSELVKELEDKFGVSAAAPAMMMAAPAAGAAVAAEEEKTEFNVVLKEAGSQKIKVIKVVREITGLGLKEAKELVDNPGKAIKEGVAKDEAETVKKQLEEVGATVELA; encoded by the coding sequence ATGACCCGTGAGGATATCATAAAGGCTATTGAGGAAATGTCCGTTCTTGAGCTCTCCGAGCTCGTAAAGGAACTTGAGGATAAGTTCGGCGTATCAGCTGCTGCTCCTGCCATGATGATGGCTGCTCCCGCCGCCGGTGCCGCCGTGGCTGCCGAGGAGGAGAAGACCGAGTTCAACGTCGTCCTTAAAGAGGCCGGTTCCCAGAAGATCAAGGTCATCAAGGTCGTTCGTGAGATCACCGGTCTTGGACTTAAAGAGGCCAAGGAGCTCGTCGACAACCCTGGAAAAGCCATCAAAGAGGGCGTTGCCAAGGACGAGGCCGAGACCGTCAAGAAGCAGCTTGAGGAAGTCGGAGCTACTGTCGAGCTGGCCTAA
- the rplJ gene encoding 50S ribosomal protein L10 yields MPASIKFEMVSELKKKLEGAEAVFVCEYRGLTVAQATEFRRLVREASGEVKVAKNTLVRLALGEVGMAVPEDITVGPNAYVIAHENSPAVAKAMKEFASKKENKAMVIKGGLMGSDVLSLDQVMALADLPSRDQMLAQLVGTLAGPIRGLVTVLSGPSRGLVTCLSQLAEKKGSDAA; encoded by the coding sequence ATGCCCGCATCTATAAAGTTTGAAATGGTATCGGAGCTCAAGAAGAAGCTCGAAGGTGCCGAAGCCGTGTTTGTCTGCGAGTATCGTGGTCTTACCGTCGCTCAGGCGACGGAGTTCAGACGTCTCGTCAGGGAAGCCAGCGGAGAGGTGAAGGTCGCCAAGAATACCTTGGTCAGACTCGCTCTCGGAGAGGTCGGTATGGCTGTTCCGGAGGATATCACAGTCGGCCCCAACGCTTATGTAATCGCCCATGAAAACAGCCCGGCAGTTGCCAAGGCCATGAAGGAGTTTGCCTCCAAGAAGGAAAACAAGGCTATGGTCATCAAGGGAGGTCTTATGGGAAGCGACGTTCTGAGTCTGGATCAGGTCATGGCTCTGGCCGATCTTCCTTCCAGGGATCAGATGCTCGCCCAGCTTGTCGGTACTCTGGCAGGTCCTATCAGAGGACTGGTCACAGTGCTTTCCGGCCCGTCTCGTGGATTGGTTACCTGTCTCTCCCAGCTTGCGGAGAAGAAAGGATCCGACGCAGCTTAA